A region from the Dehalogenimonas sp. THU2 genome encodes:
- the obgE gene encoding GTPase ObgE, translating to MIDQAEIQIKSGDGGRGSSGFRREKFVPRGGPDGGDGGRGGDVILEADKDMGSLMKYRHQRHFKAGDGARGAGQRCSGKSGADIVVGVPVGTVIRDKETGEIVADLSRHGDRVVAARGGKGGLGNTHFATSTNQAPKLAQTGVPGETRTLTLELKLIADAGIIGLPNAGKSSLLTAISAARPKVAAYPFTTLEPILGLVEAAGRRWVVADVPGLIEDAHLGKGLGHQFLRHVARTRVLVHLIDGSAAEPVNDMVKINTELTLYDPLLGQKPQVVAVNKIDLPLVRDRMPELRDTFEAAGIKILFISAATGEGVDGLLAELDRLLQEKAEEKVVESEDGMKVFRPSPTREKVVVERNVDGWHVYSDEFERLVAGSETGDSEVRRQLFGELWRWGVERALRAAKLKPGDKFYIGNMEFYW from the coding sequence GTGATCGACCAGGCAGAAATACAAATCAAGAGCGGCGACGGCGGCCGGGGTTCGTCCGGATTCCGGCGGGAGAAATTCGTGCCGCGTGGCGGACCGGATGGGGGCGACGGCGGACGCGGCGGCGATGTCATCCTCGAAGCCGACAAGGACATGGGCAGCCTGATGAAGTACCGTCATCAACGGCATTTCAAGGCTGGCGACGGCGCCCGCGGCGCCGGGCAGCGGTGTTCCGGCAAGAGCGGCGCGGATATCGTCGTCGGGGTGCCGGTGGGTACCGTGATCCGGGATAAGGAAACCGGAGAGATCGTAGCCGACCTGTCCCGCCACGGCGACCGGGTTGTGGCCGCGCGTGGGGGCAAAGGGGGGCTGGGCAACACCCACTTCGCCACATCCACCAACCAGGCGCCGAAACTGGCCCAGACGGGTGTTCCGGGTGAAACCAGGACGCTGACGCTGGAACTGAAACTCATCGCCGACGCGGGTATCATCGGCCTGCCCAACGCCGGCAAATCTTCGCTGTTAACCGCGATCTCTGCGGCCCGGCCGAAGGTGGCGGCTTACCCCTTCACCACCCTGGAACCGATCCTCGGTCTCGTCGAGGCGGCGGGGCGGCGGTGGGTGGTGGCCGACGTGCCGGGGCTTATCGAGGATGCCCACCTGGGCAAGGGGCTGGGGCACCAGTTCCTGCGGCACGTGGCCCGGACCCGAGTGCTGGTGCACCTCATCGACGGGTCGGCGGCGGAGCCGGTCAACGACATGGTCAAGATCAATACCGAGCTGACGCTCTACGATCCCCTGCTGGGCCAGAAGCCCCAGGTGGTTGCCGTGAACAAGATCGACCTGCCGCTGGTGCGGGACCGGATGCCGGAACTCAGGGATACCTTTGAAGCGGCGGGTATCAAAATCTTATTCATCTCCGCGGCCACCGGCGAGGGCGTCGATGGGTTACTCGCGGAACTCGACCGCCTGCTCCAGGAAAAGGCCGAAGAGAAGGTAGTGGAATCCGAGGACGGAATGAAGGTCTTCAGGCCTTCACCTACTAGGGAAAAGGTTGTCGTAGAGCGTAACGTCGACGGCTGGCACGTGTATTCGGATGAATTCGAACGCCTGGTGGCGGGGTCCGAAACCGGGGATTCCGAGGTCAGACGGCAGCTATTCGGTGAACTCTGGCGCTGGGGCGTCGAACGAGCCCTCCGGGCGGCCAAGCTGAAACCGGGCGACAAGTTCTATATCGGCAACATGGAGTTCTATTGGTAA
- a CDS encoding regulatory protein RecX — protein sequence MTERLTGAKPLDDGDETGELPSGPPSAARSTESGIGVCYQAALRLLDYRARTETEMRQRLARKGFEAVDIDTVLARLKTSGLIDDAAFARAWSDSRAASSPRSAFVIKRELRGKGVTGDTAEEAVAGLDDAEAAYRAAIPRATRLAKLPPEEARRKLGDFLRRRGFSWGVAEETMNRLKDEGIGFEVDTNEATP from the coding sequence ATGACGGAGCGGCTGACAGGAGCCAAGCCGCTTGACGACGGCGACGAGACCGGTGAACTGCCATCCGGACCGCCGTCCGCGGCGCGGTCAACCGAAAGCGGGATAGGCGTCTGCTACCAGGCGGCATTGAGACTCCTGGATTACCGGGCGCGCACCGAGACCGAGATGCGACAGCGGCTCGCCCGCAAGGGATTTGAAGCCGTCGACATCGATACGGTGCTCGCGCGTTTGAAAACATCCGGGCTGATCGATGATGCCGCCTTCGCCCGGGCCTGGAGCGACAGCCGTGCCGCTTCCTCGCCGCGGTCCGCCTTCGTCATTAAGCGTGAACTCCGGGGCAAAGGCGTCACCGGAGATACCGCCGAAGAAGCCGTGGCCGGCCTCGATGACGCCGAGGCAGCCTATCGCGCCGCAATCCCGCGTGCCACCCGGCTGGCTAAACTGCCGCCGGAAGAAGCCCGGCGCAAGCTGGGCGATTTTCTCAGAAGGCGGGGCTTCAGTTGGGGCGTGGCGGAAGAGACGATGAACCGCCTCAAGGATGAGGGCATCGGCTTTGAGGTTGACACTAATGAGGCAACACCTTAG
- the tatA gene encoding twin-arginine translocase TatA/TatE family subunit translates to MRLGPMELVIILVIVLLIFGVGKLPQVGEALGKGLKSFQKASSGEDEEEVKEEKKEEPVEAKTEIVAVKPETEEKPKTETADKA, encoded by the coding sequence ATGCGCTTAGGACCAATGGAGTTAGTCATAATCCTGGTGATCGTTCTTCTAATCTTTGGTGTCGGCAAGTTACCGCAGGTCGGCGAAGCCCTGGGCAAAGGCCTGAAGTCCTTCCAAAAGGCTTCATCCGGTGAGGATGAGGAAGAAGTTAAGGAAGAGAAGAAGGAAGAGCCGGTCGAAGCTAAGACCGAGATCGTAGCCGTCAAACCGGAAACCGAGGAAAAACCCAAGACCGAAACCGCCGATAAGGCATAA
- a CDS encoding Fur family transcriptional regulator has product MSCNNILKAKGYRLTPQRRVILDILHGEGAHLTADAIYEQVKAKVAGVNRSTVYRTLELLESLGLTVKAELRGSHVYHHAEEGHHHHLKCRICGRVSELPEELLAPLSTSLLEKHGFAADLNHHVITGLCQDCRERV; this is encoded by the coding sequence ATGAGTTGCAATAACATACTAAAAGCCAAGGGCTACCGCTTGACGCCGCAGCGTCGGGTCATCTTGGACATCCTCCACGGCGAAGGGGCGCACCTGACCGCCGACGCCATTTACGAGCAGGTGAAGGCCAAAGTAGCCGGTGTCAACCGCTCCACGGTGTACCGCACCCTCGAACTGCTGGAGAGCCTCGGACTTACCGTCAAAGCCGAGCTTCGCGGCTCCCACGTCTATCACCACGCCGAGGAAGGCCACCACCATCACCTGAAATGCCGGATCTGCGGCCGGGTCTCGGAACTGCCGGAAGAACTCCTGGCGCCACTCAGTACAAGCCTCTTGGAAAAGCATGGCTTTGCCGCCGACTTGAATCATCACGTGATTACCGGACTGTGCCAAGATTGCCGCGAGCGGGTATAG
- the tatC gene encoding twin-arginine translocase subunit TatC, with translation MPEIKKGHTDNMTDQEKRLPITQHFTEMRQRFFRSIGGIVAGTVIAMFFGDQLVLMLLEPAGELADNVQSIDVLEYISVYFRVALTAGFIIAMPWVLYQFFAFLSPAFTPKEKKIIFTTFPFIVSLFLAGVAFAYFLALPVTMFFLFEFGSDIVTVAPRISTYIDLVLRLLVAIGLAFEMPIILGTLSVVGIVSSKWLASKRKIWFVLAFVLSAFITPTLDPITQTLIAAPLIVLYEISIWLTRIIGRRKPATAA, from the coding sequence TTGCCTGAAATTAAGAAGGGCCATACCGATAATATGACCGACCAAGAAAAGCGTCTGCCCATCACCCAACATTTCACCGAGATGCGACAGCGCTTTTTCCGCTCCATCGGCGGTATAGTGGCAGGTACGGTTATCGCCATGTTCTTCGGCGACCAGCTTGTCCTCATGTTGCTGGAGCCTGCAGGTGAACTTGCCGATAACGTTCAGTCAATCGACGTTCTCGAATATATCAGCGTCTATTTCCGGGTCGCCCTGACTGCCGGTTTTATCATAGCCATGCCTTGGGTGCTATACCAATTTTTTGCTTTCCTGTCGCCAGCCTTCACTCCTAAAGAAAAAAAGATAATTTTTACCACTTTCCCATTTATCGTCAGTCTATTTCTTGCCGGCGTCGCATTCGCTTATTTTTTGGCGCTGCCGGTCACTATGTTCTTTCTCTTTGAATTTGGCAGTGATATTGTTACGGTAGCACCCCGCATCAGCACATATATCGATCTGGTACTAAGGCTCTTAGTTGCTATTGGGCTAGCCTTTGAAATGCCGATCATTTTAGGTACCCTGTCGGTGGTCGGCATTGTAAGTTCAAAATGGCTGGCTTCGAAGCGCAAGATATGGTTTGTTTTGGCGTTCGTCCTCTCCGCTTTCATAACGCCAACCCTGGACCCCATCACCCAGACATTGATCGCTGCTCCGTTAATCGTTTTGTACGAAATTTCCATCT
- a CDS encoding ABC transporter ATP-binding protein: MTDPPVIHLDNLHYAYPDGRKALDGVRLSIARGESVALAGANGAGKSTLLLHLNGIIHGANGAVKISGLPVTIANLKTIRKKVGVVFQNPDDQLFCPEVFDDVAFGPINMGLPEPEVKQRVAGALQAVGLAGFERRSSHHLSLGEKKRVALASVLTMSPDVLALDEPSSNLDPSAKWGLIELLRSLNITMIIVSHDLELIEALCPRLVIMKQGRVLADGLTVEIMADRGLLVAGGLAAPLR, from the coding sequence ATGACCGATCCCCCCGTCATCCACCTGGACAACCTCCATTACGCCTATCCGGACGGCCGTAAAGCCCTCGACGGCGTAAGGCTGTCGATTGCGCGCGGTGAATCCGTAGCCCTAGCCGGGGCTAACGGAGCCGGTAAATCGACGCTCCTGCTCCACCTGAACGGTATCATCCACGGTGCAAACGGGGCGGTGAAGATCTCCGGCCTCCCGGTGACCATCGCCAACCTGAAAACAATACGGAAAAAAGTCGGCGTCGTCTTTCAGAATCCGGACGACCAGCTCTTCTGCCCGGAGGTCTTCGACGATGTGGCTTTCGGACCGATCAACATGGGACTCCCGGAGCCGGAAGTGAAACAGCGTGTCGCCGGCGCCCTCCAAGCCGTCGGCCTGGCCGGTTTCGAGCGCCGCTCGTCACACCACCTGAGCCTGGGCGAAAAAAAGCGGGTAGCGCTGGCCAGCGTCCTCACCATGTCACCGGACGTGCTGGCTTTGGACGAGCCGTCCAGTAACCTGGACCCGTCCGCCAAGTGGGGACTGATCGAACTGCTGCGTTCACTGAACATCACCATGATTATCGTCTCGCACGACCTGGAACTCATCGAAGCCCTCTGCCCGCGCCTCGTCATCATGAAACAGGGCAGGGTCCTTGCCGATGGCTTGACGGTGGAGATTATGGCTGATCGGGGGTTATTGGTGGCCGGGGGTCTAGCGGCTCCGTTACGTTAA
- a CDS encoding twin-arginine translocase TatA/TatE family subunit, whose product MRFGPFEIILIIVIILLITGAAFVPAVGRTLGKGVRQLRSAVGGEDKTEKTKVVTKLEDGIAAKEVNRRARDSKEGTKTG is encoded by the coding sequence ATGCGATTCGGACCTTTTGAAATTATACTGATCATTGTTATTATATTGCTGATCACCGGGGCGGCCTTCGTCCCGGCGGTGGGCAGAACTCTGGGCAAAGGCGTCCGCCAGTTGCGGAGCGCGGTCGGCGGCGAAGACAAAACCGAAAAAACCAAGGTGGTGACCAAACTGGAAGACGGCATTGCCGCCAAAGAGGTCAACCGCAGGGCTCGGGATAGTAAAGAAGGCACGAAGACCGGCTAA
- a CDS encoding carboxymuconolactone decarboxylase family protein — translation MNNVQTEFATPILEEIRQTFGMVPNFFQAQADADPEWLALNWSREKAIMLSPGALDRKTKELIALTVSLVNRCQYCSLAHETMALMTGATRKEIVELKKVVELFSSFNAIADSLQIPCDITPKMAGGQ, via the coding sequence TTGAATAACGTACAAACCGAATTCGCAACCCCGATCCTTGAAGAAATCCGACAGACCTTTGGTATGGTACCCAATTTCTTTCAAGCCCAGGCTGATGCCGACCCGGAGTGGTTGGCGCTGAATTGGAGTCGGGAGAAAGCCATCATGCTGTCGCCTGGAGCTCTCGACCGCAAGACCAAAGAACTTATCGCTCTGACCGTATCGCTGGTCAATCGTTGTCAGTATTGCTCGCTGGCTCACGAAACTATGGCATTGATGACCGGTGCCACCCGGAAAGAGATTGTCGAGTTGAAAAAGGTAGTGGAGCTGTTTTCCAGCTTCAACGCGATTGCCGACAGCCTGCAGATACCGTGTGATATCACCCCGAAAATGGCTGGCGGGCAGTAA
- a CDS encoding twin-arginine translocase TatA/TatE family subunit yields the protein MNFFGMGTFEIITILVIATLVFGPNRIPEFAKKAGEFVRSFRKITTEMTKEFTKAIDSSPTKSTGKAPSTSSSPSLDKFLSGSDKK from the coding sequence ATGAATTTTTTTGGCATGGGCACATTCGAGATCATTACGATCCTCGTCATCGCCACACTTGTTTTCGGGCCTAACAGGATACCCGAGTTCGCCAAAAAAGCCGGTGAGTTCGTACGTAGTTTTCGCAAGATCACCACTGAGATGACTAAGGAGTTTACAAAGGCAATCGACAGCTCCCCGACCAAGTCCACCGGTAAGGCTCCAAGTACCTCCTCAAGCCCTAGCCTCGATAAATTCCTGAGCGGCAGCGATAAAAAATAA
- the rny gene encoding ribonuclease Y, producing MGLDNVLAIFFSFVIGAIFGGMAIFISRGAMISRQLKVAQRKASHTIAESRIEARNITQEARDEADKVRMAAETELRERRAELGRQENRVTQKVETLERKLETLDQRERALLTREKSIEEELERVEGLRGQEQQKLEAVAGLTTQEAKDHLLEIVESEMQQETSRRVRQWEQKIKEEADEKAREIIIHAIQRCASDVVVETTVSVVPIPSDEMKGRLIGREGRNIRALEQATGVDLIIDDTPEAVTVSSFDPVRREIARLALTKLVIDGRIHPARIEEVVVKAKEDVDAAIQTAGEQAAYSAGVHGLRPELIKIMGRLKYRTSYGQNVLQHSVEVAQLCGMIATDLGVNVNIAKRAGFLHDIGKAVDREVEGTHAAIGADLVKQWDKSADVVRGVAEHHFDQPETSIWGFIVSAADAISSARPGARRESLENYIKRLKALEEIANSFEGVERSYAIQAGREVRIMVKPEVVDDLGAMRLARDIVKKIEDGLDYPGQIKVTVLRETRATDYAR from the coding sequence ATGGGTCTTGACAACGTACTAGCCATCTTTTTCAGTTTCGTCATCGGCGCCATCTTCGGCGGTATGGCCATTTTCATCTCCCGCGGCGCCATGATCTCCCGCCAGTTGAAGGTCGCTCAGCGAAAAGCCTCTCACACCATCGCCGAATCCAGGATTGAAGCCCGCAATATCACCCAGGAAGCCCGGGACGAGGCCGACAAGGTCCGTATGGCCGCCGAGACCGAACTCCGGGAACGCCGCGCCGAGCTTGGACGGCAGGAAAACCGTGTCACCCAAAAGGTAGAGACTCTGGAACGCAAGCTGGAGACACTCGACCAGCGCGAACGCGCCCTGCTGACCCGCGAGAAGTCGATCGAAGAAGAACTCGAGAGGGTCGAGGGTCTCCGCGGCCAGGAGCAGCAGAAGCTCGAAGCCGTGGCCGGCCTGACCACCCAGGAAGCCAAGGATCACCTGCTGGAGATCGTCGAGTCCGAGATGCAGCAGGAAACCTCCCGCCGCGTCCGCCAGTGGGAGCAAAAGATTAAAGAAGAGGCCGATGAGAAGGCGCGGGAGATCATCATCCACGCCATCCAGCGATGCGCTTCCGATGTGGTCGTCGAGACTACCGTCAGCGTGGTGCCCATCCCGTCCGACGAGATGAAGGGCCGCCTGATCGGCCGCGAAGGCCGCAACATCCGCGCCCTGGAACAGGCCACCGGCGTCGATCTCATCATCGACGATACGCCGGAGGCGGTCACCGTCAGCAGCTTCGACCCGGTGCGGCGCGAGATCGCACGCCTGGCTTTAACCAAGCTGGTGATCGACGGCCGTATCCACCCGGCCCGCATTGAAGAAGTGGTGGTCAAAGCCAAGGAAGATGTCGATGCCGCCATCCAGACCGCCGGCGAGCAGGCTGCCTATTCTGCCGGTGTTCACGGGTTGCGTCCTGAACTTATCAAGATCATGGGCCGCCTGAAATATCGCACCAGTTACGGTCAGAACGTGCTGCAGCACAGCGTGGAAGTCGCCCAGTTGTGCGGCATGATCGCCACTGACCTGGGCGTCAACGTCAATATCGCCAAGCGCGCCGGTTTCCTGCACGACATCGGCAAGGCTGTCGATCGCGAGGTCGAGGGCACCCATGCCGCCATCGGCGCCGACCTGGTCAAGCAGTGGGATAAATCCGCCGACGTGGTCCGCGGTGTGGCCGAGCATCACTTTGATCAGCCGGAAACCTCCATCTGGGGCTTCATCGTCTCCGCCGCCGATGCCATCTCCAGCGCCCGCCCCGGCGCCCGCCGTGAATCCCTTGAGAACTACATCAAGCGCCTGAAAGCCCTGGAGGAGATCGCCAACAGCTTCGAAGGCGTCGAACGCTCTTATGCCATCCAGGCCGGCCGCGAGGTCCGCATCATGGTCAAGCCGGAGGTCGTGGACGACCTGGGCGCCATGCGCCTGGCCCGCGACATCGTCAAGAAGATCGAAGACGGCCTGGACTACCCCGGCCAGATCAAGGTGACGGTGCTGCGAGAGACCCGAGCTACGGATTACGCCCGGTAG
- a CDS encoding PDGLE domain-containing protein, with protein MNGYKKWWLIALGLALLMVTVSPLASGSPDGLEKVAEQQGFAETTRAAPFQVIADYIFPGVENKALATILAGWIGVLTLFGAVYTLSWLLARHRNNQAPRGNNHSW; from the coding sequence GTGAACGGTTATAAGAAATGGTGGCTGATAGCCCTGGGATTGGCGCTTCTCATGGTTACCGTATCACCTCTAGCTTCCGGCTCCCCAGACGGCCTGGAAAAAGTGGCCGAACAGCAGGGTTTCGCCGAAACCACCCGGGCGGCGCCATTTCAAGTGATCGCCGATTATATCTTCCCCGGTGTGGAGAACAAGGCGCTAGCGACGATACTGGCGGGTTGGATCGGGGTGCTGACCCTATTCGGAGCCGTTTACACGCTGAGTTGGCTTCTAGCCCGGCACCGAAACAATCAAGCTCCAAGAGGCAATAACCATTCATGGTGA
- the cbiQ gene encoding cobalt ECF transporter T component CbiQ — MRHSFLDQYSHLSSPVHRRDPRLKFLLSLLFILAVVLTQAGSWLAFAAYFGILASIFGLSRLPLGYVLKRSLIILPFVLLLGIINVFTRPGAELFGLNFGDWHLGVTDGGLVFIATLLARSWLSVLALILLSSTTPLPGLLKGIERLGAPRVLVMILSFMYRYLFLLVDEVLRMKQGRDSRTVGRLSNAFQAKTVGGMIGALFIRSFERGERVYAAMVARGFDGSSRTLNDLTFDRADVLIGITLSLLLILPVTLSLLS; from the coding sequence ATGCGTCACAGCTTTTTAGACCAATACAGCCATCTGTCCAGCCCAGTCCACCGGCGCGACCCGCGGCTGAAGTTCCTGCTGTCTTTACTCTTTATCCTCGCGGTGGTACTGACCCAGGCCGGAAGCTGGCTGGCCTTCGCCGCTTACTTCGGCATCCTCGCCTCAATTTTCGGTCTATCGAGATTGCCTCTAGGCTACGTCCTCAAGCGCTCGCTGATCATCCTGCCCTTCGTCCTGCTGCTGGGCATCATCAACGTCTTCACCCGCCCCGGCGCCGAGCTGTTCGGTCTGAATTTCGGCGACTGGCACCTCGGCGTCACCGACGGCGGGCTGGTCTTCATCGCCACGCTGCTTGCCCGAAGCTGGCTGTCAGTGCTGGCGCTTATCCTGCTCTCCTCGACGACGCCACTGCCCGGCCTTCTCAAAGGCATCGAGCGCCTGGGCGCGCCCAGGGTACTGGTGATGATCCTGTCCTTCATGTACCGCTACCTCTTCCTGCTGGTCGATGAGGTGCTGCGGATGAAGCAGGGACGGGATTCGCGGACGGTGGGACGATTATCTAACGCCTTCCAGGCCAAAACCGTCGGCGGCATGATCGGCGCTCTCTTCATCCGCTCCTTCGAGCGCGGCGAACGGGTCTATGCCGCCATGGTAGCCCGTGGCTTCGACGGCAGTTCCCGTACCCTCAACGATCTAACCTTCGACCGGGCCGATGTCCTCATCGGCATAACTCTGTCGCTCTTGCTGATATTACCCGTAACCCTGAGCCTGCTGTCATGA
- the recA gene encoding recombinase RecA, with translation MNTEKTTEKQKSLEIALGMIEKQFGKGAIMKLSDAASTVAVEVIPTGSLALDLALGVGGLPRGRVTEIYGPEGSGKTTLAQHVIAECQKRGGKAFYIDVEHAFDPKYAKTCGINLDELYIAQPNAGEEALDICEKLVRSGGADLVVVDSVAALVPKAELEGDMGDSHVGLQARLMSQALRKLTAAIGNTGTAVIFINQLREKVGVMFGNPEVTPGGRALKFYSSVRLDLRRVETLKSGTVAIGSHVKARVVKNKVAPPFRVAEFDILFDSGISREGNLIDLGVEAGVIKKSGSFFSYGDLRLGQGREAARTFLVEREDIADAIEADIRGASGSVQSAVESD, from the coding sequence ATGAATACAGAGAAAACTACTGAAAAACAAAAATCATTGGAAATCGCCCTCGGCATGATCGAGAAACAGTTCGGCAAGGGCGCCATCATGAAACTCTCTGACGCCGCCTCGACCGTCGCCGTCGAGGTCATTCCCACGGGCTCGCTGGCTCTGGACCTCGCCCTGGGTGTGGGCGGCTTGCCCCGCGGCCGCGTCACCGAGATCTACGGCCCGGAAGGCTCCGGCAAGACAACGCTGGCTCAACACGTCATCGCCGAGTGCCAGAAACGCGGCGGCAAAGCCTTCTATATCGACGTGGAGCACGCCTTCGACCCAAAGTATGCCAAGACCTGCGGCATCAACCTCGATGAGCTTTATATCGCCCAGCCCAACGCCGGCGAGGAAGCCCTGGACATCTGTGAAAAACTGGTTCGCAGCGGTGGCGCCGACTTGGTCGTAGTAGACAGCGTGGCCGCCCTGGTGCCCAAAGCAGAACTCGAAGGCGACATGGGAGACTCACATGTCGGTCTCCAGGCCCGTCTGATGAGCCAGGCCTTGCGCAAACTCACCGCTGCCATCGGCAATACCGGCACCGCCGTCATCTTCATCAACCAGCTCCGGGAGAAAGTCGGCGTCATGTTCGGCAACCCGGAGGTCACTCCCGGTGGCCGCGCGCTCAAGTTCTATTCCTCTGTGCGCCTGGACCTGCGGCGGGTGGAGACATTGAAATCCGGCACCGTCGCCATCGGCAGCCATGTTAAAGCGCGAGTAGTTAAGAACAAGGTCGCCCCACCCTTCCGCGTCGCCGAATTCGATATTTTGTTCGATTCCGGTATCTCCCGTGAGGGCAACCTCATCGACCTGGGCGTGGAGGCCGGCGTCATCAAAAAATCCGGTTCCTTTTTCTCTTATGGCGACCTGCGCCTGGGACAGGGACGGGAAGCAGCCCGGACGTTCCTCGTTGAGCGAGAGGATATCGCCGACGCCATCGAAGCCGATATCCGTGGCGCCTCAGGATCCGTCCAGAGCGCCGTCGAATCTGATTGA
- a CDS encoding energy-coupling factor ABC transporter permease produces the protein MHIPDGFLNMTTLAATGIASAGGLGAAVKVAANKIGEKQVPLMGILAAFIFAAQMLNFPVAGGTSGHLIGAALCAILIGPWAGVIIMSAVLIAQSLIFQDGGLLALGANIFNMGIVAVFGAFLVYKLVIAVFGNDRRGQLTGAALAGWASVMLASFAAAAELAFSGASPFAVVTPAMLGVHALIGVGEGLITVFILQAVLATRADILRLERV, from the coding sequence GTGCACATTCCCGACGGTTTCCTGAACATGACCACACTTGCTGCCACCGGCATCGCCTCGGCCGGTGGGCTGGGCGCGGCCGTGAAAGTGGCAGCCAACAAGATCGGTGAGAAACAGGTACCTCTCATGGGCATACTGGCGGCCTTCATCTTCGCCGCCCAGATGCTCAATTTCCCCGTGGCCGGGGGCACCAGCGGGCACCTCATCGGCGCGGCGTTGTGCGCCATCCTGATCGGACCATGGGCCGGGGTGATCATCATGTCCGCCGTGCTCATCGCCCAGTCGCTTATCTTTCAGGACGGCGGACTGCTGGCGTTGGGCGCCAATATCTTCAACATGGGCATCGTAGCGGTTTTCGGCGCCTTCCTGGTGTATAAACTGGTAATCGCCGTCTTTGGCAACGACCGCCGCGGTCAACTTACTGGCGCCGCCCTTGCCGGCTGGGCTTCAGTCATGCTGGCCTCCTTCGCCGCCGCCGCCGAACTGGCCTTCTCAGGCGCCTCGCCGTTTGCCGTGGTGACACCGGCCATGCTGGGCGTACACGCCCTGATCGGCGTCGGTGAGGGATTGATAACCGTATTCATCCTCCAGGCTGTGTTGGCCACCCGGGCTGATATCCTGCGATTGGAGAGGGTTTGA
- the nadD gene encoding nicotinate-nucleotide adenylyltransferase — MGGTFDPPHIGHLMMAEEVRRHLRLGEVIFIPAGEPWVKASQKVSPAAERLEMVKLAVVGRPYFSVSDTEVRRPGPSYTWETLDELHRSYPGDELYFILGWDNLTALPKWHKPERIIAAACLAAAPRVGSPRPDLKALEAAVPGIGQRTVILTEPEIDVSATAIRQRVELGQPIDHLVPPGVAEYISARGLYRRKVGNSNI; from the coding sequence ATGGGCGGCACCTTCGACCCGCCGCACATCGGCCACCTGATGATGGCGGAGGAGGTCAGGCGACATCTTCGCCTCGGCGAGGTCATTTTCATCCCCGCCGGTGAGCCGTGGGTCAAGGCCTCGCAGAAAGTCAGCCCGGCGGCGGAACGGCTGGAGATGGTCAAACTGGCGGTGGTCGGCCGCCCATATTTCAGCGTCAGCGACACGGAGGTCAGGCGCCCCGGACCGTCGTACACCTGGGAAACCCTCGACGAGTTGCACCGGTCTTACCCCGGCGACGAACTGTATTTTATCCTGGGCTGGGACAACCTGACGGCGCTGCCCAAGTGGCATAAACCGGAGCGCATCATCGCCGCCGCCTGCCTGGCTGCGGCGCCGCGGGTGGGTTCTCCGCGTCCCGACCTCAAAGCCCTCGAAGCCGCCGTCCCCGGCATCGGGCAACGGACGGTGATCCTGACCGAACCGGAGATCGACGTGTCCGCCACGGCCATCCGGCAGCGGGTGGAGCTGGGCCAGCCCATCGATCACCTGGTGCCGCCGGGGGTGGCGGAGTATATTTCCGCCAGGGGGTTATACCGGCGTAAGGTGGGAAATTCCAATATCTAA